One stretch of Halapricum desulfuricans DNA includes these proteins:
- the ligA gene encoding NAD-dependent DNA ligase LigA, with protein MPDAEPPDNPYVEDPSTDFEPVENLDSEQARKQAEQLREAVRYHDYRYYAANVPVVGDRTYDALFARLRELEDAFDLDREDSPTQRVGGEPLDELATVEHVAPMRSIEQSGDAEDVRAFDERVRRELDEAGYDAPLDYHCEPKFDGLSVEVIYEDGVYRRAATRGDGIEGEDVTENVRTIGAVPDRLRGDYLDYLAVRGEVYMPRAAFNEYNRERVERGDEPFANPRNAAAGTLRQLDPSVTAERPLSIFFFGVLDASARFDSQSELYERFPEWGLRVSDRVERVEDIEAAIEYRDRMLEVRDDLDYEIDGTVIKVDDREARELLGSTSRAPRWAFAYKFPARKETTRIRDIVVQVGRTGRLTPVALLDPVDVGGVTVSRATLHNPAEIDRLGVGVGDEVRVRRAGDVIPQVVEVTDKRAGGTFEFLDRCPVCGAPVERDGPMAFCPGGFTCEAQLERAIVHYASRDGLDIEGLGESGVEQLLEAGLLESLPDLYELDAESLADLDGWGETSADNLLGELEASREPSLANFLAGLSIPDVGSTTAAALAREFGTFEAFREVAEAGDTERLRAVEDVGPEVADSIVTFFGRDRTRETLDRLLEHVSPQEADTSGGDELDGLTFVFTGTLAEHTRSEAQELVEAHGGNATSSVSGNTDYLVVGDSPGQRKREDADAEGVPIIDESEFGELLEERGVL; from the coding sequence ATGCCAGACGCCGAGCCGCCGGACAACCCCTACGTCGAGGACCCGTCGACCGACTTCGAGCCGGTCGAGAACCTCGATTCCGAACAGGCTCGCAAGCAGGCCGAACAGCTTCGCGAGGCCGTCCGCTATCACGACTACCGTTACTACGCCGCAAACGTCCCCGTCGTCGGCGATCGCACCTACGACGCGCTCTTTGCCCGGCTGCGCGAACTCGAGGACGCGTTCGACCTCGATCGCGAGGACAGCCCGACACAGCGAGTCGGCGGCGAGCCCCTCGACGAACTGGCGACCGTCGAGCACGTGGCACCGATGCGCTCAATCGAGCAGAGCGGCGACGCCGAGGACGTGCGGGCCTTCGACGAGCGGGTCCGGCGCGAACTGGACGAGGCAGGCTACGACGCTCCTCTGGACTATCACTGCGAACCCAAGTTCGACGGGCTCTCGGTCGAGGTTATCTACGAGGACGGCGTCTACCGGCGGGCGGCGACCCGGGGAGACGGCATCGAGGGCGAGGACGTCACTGAGAACGTCCGGACGATCGGTGCCGTCCCGGATCGACTCCGGGGTGACTACCTCGACTATCTGGCCGTGCGCGGGGAGGTCTACATGCCGCGGGCGGCGTTCAACGAGTACAACCGCGAGCGCGTCGAACGCGGCGACGAGCCGTTCGCCAACCCGAGAAACGCCGCCGCGGGGACGCTCAGACAGCTCGATCCCTCGGTCACCGCCGAGCGGCCGCTGTCGATCTTCTTTTTCGGCGTGCTGGACGCGAGCGCCCGGTTCGACTCCCAGTCTGAGCTGTACGAGCGATTCCCCGAGTGGGGCCTTCGCGTCTCTGACCGGGTCGAACGTGTCGAGGACATCGAGGCGGCGATCGAGTACCGCGATCGGATGCTCGAGGTCCGGGACGACCTCGACTACGAAATCGACGGCACCGTCATCAAGGTCGACGACCGCGAGGCCCGCGAGCTGCTGGGGTCGACCTCGCGAGCGCCGCGGTGGGCCTTCGCCTACAAGTTCCCGGCCCGCAAGGAGACCACCCGGATCCGCGATATCGTCGTGCAGGTCGGCCGCACCGGACGGTTGACTCCCGTCGCGCTGCTCGATCCGGTCGACGTCGGGGGCGTCACCGTCTCGCGAGCGACGCTGCACAACCCCGCGGAGATCGACCGTCTCGGCGTCGGCGTCGGCGACGAGGTCCGGGTCCGGCGGGCCGGCGACGTCATCCCGCAAGTCGTCGAGGTAACCGACAAGCGGGCCGGGGGGACCTTCGAATTCCTCGATCGGTGTCCGGTCTGCGGGGCACCAGTCGAACGCGACGGCCCGATGGCGTTCTGTCCGGGCGGGTTCACCTGCGAGGCACAGCTCGAACGAGCGATCGTCCACTACGCCTCCCGAGACGGGCTGGACATCGAGGGACTGGGCGAGTCCGGCGTCGAACAGTTGCTCGAGGCCGGCCTCCTCGAGTCGCTTCCGGACCTCTACGAGCTGGACGCCGAGTCGCTCGCGGACCTCGACGGCTGGGGGGAAACGAGCGCGGACAACCTCCTCGGGGAACTGGAGGCCAGCCGCGAACCGTCGCTCGCGAACTTCCTCGCGGGGCTGTCGATCCCCGACGTCGGATCGACGACGGCGGCGGCGCTGGCCCGGGAGTTCGGCACCTTCGAGGCGTTCCGCGAGGTCGCCGAGGCCGGCGATACGGAACGCCTGCGTGCGGTCGAAGACGTCGGCCCCGAAGTCGCGGACAGTATCGTCACGTTCTTCGGGCGCGATCGGACGCGGGAGACGCTGGATCGACTGCTCGAACACGTCTCGCCACAGGAAGCCGACACTTCCGGCGGCGACGAACTCGACGGGCTGACGTTCGTGTTCACCGGGACGCTCGCGGAGCACACGCGCAGCGAGGCACAGGAACTCGTCGAAGCCCACGGCGGGAACGCCACGAGCAGCGTCTCGGGCAACACCGACTACCTCGTCGTCGGTGACAGCCCCGGGCAGCGAAAGCGCGAGGACGCCGACGCCGAAGGAGTACCGATTATCGACGAAAGCGAGTTCGGGGAACTGCTCGAAGAGCGCGGTGTCTTATAA
- a CDS encoding ABC transporter permease subunit, with protein MNRLLQIARKDFVDAVRDRQLYVLGALFLLIGLGIGYLAGSNAENASAVDVPRVGITAMAFLGSIAAISMSYNQIVGKRASGELRVLLSLPFSRTEVVYGTFLGRLALVVALTTGSILVASGLAAALGAPVSATALLAALVVAGALMAVFVSLSVGLSAGSTDTTRAAAGAFGLFIVFLFRLWEGVPNAVRYVLNGFSFPSGPAPTWATLWRHLQPMAAVRNALAGVEPDLTVAFVAYAPGIPDNEPYFVEPWFGAAVALAWIVLPVTLGYLKLRAADL; from the coding sequence ATGAACCGCCTCCTCCAGATCGCACGGAAGGACTTCGTCGACGCGGTCCGGGACCGACAGCTGTACGTCCTCGGGGCGCTGTTCCTGTTGATCGGACTCGGGATCGGCTACCTCGCCGGTTCGAACGCCGAGAACGCGAGCGCGGTCGACGTCCCGCGCGTCGGGATCACGGCGATGGCGTTTCTCGGCTCGATCGCGGCGATCTCGATGTCGTACAACCAGATCGTCGGCAAGCGTGCCTCGGGCGAGCTTCGAGTGTTGCTCAGTCTCCCGTTCTCCCGGACGGAGGTCGTCTACGGGACCTTCCTCGGGCGGCTTGCGCTGGTGGTAGCGCTGACGACCGGTTCGATCCTCGTCGCGAGTGGGCTGGCGGCCGCGCTCGGTGCGCCCGTCTCCGCCACCGCGCTGCTCGCCGCGCTCGTCGTCGCTGGCGCGCTGATGGCCGTCTTCGTCAGTCTCTCGGTCGGCCTCTCGGCCGGGTCGACCGACACGACCCGCGCGGCGGCTGGTGCGTTCGGGCTGTTCATCGTCTTCCTGTTCCGACTGTGGGAAGGCGTCCCTAACGCTGTCCGATACGTGCTCAACGGGTTCTCGTTCCCGTCGGGTCCGGCCCCGACCTGGGCGACGCTCTGGCGACACCTCCAGCCGATGGCCGCCGTCCGGAACGCGCTCGCCGGCGTCGAACCCGACCTGACCGTCGCGTTCGTGGCGTACGCCCCCGGAATCCCCGACAACGAACCGTACTTCGTCGAGCCGTGGTTCGGCGCGGCGGTCGCGCTCGCGTGGATTGTCCTTCCGGTGACGCTGGGCTACCTGAAACTCCGGGCGGCCGATTTATAA
- a CDS encoding ABC transporter permease subunit, translated as MSWVAVARKDFRDAIRSRMFLALAVVFGLFAVAIGGAYGYFDVFRDAGATNQGLILVSFVATPVSLFVTLTAVIIAHKAVVGERANGSLKILLSLPHTRLDVIVGKIVGRSLVLAVPALLSLVVGVGVGAALIGDLAPLPLLALLGAMVVLIVTYVSLMVGLSSMTSSTSLATAGAVGYFVVFELLWGTIGQVVLLVRDYNPLDPPNWYFFYQNVPPGSAFNMVLGEVLSSLAEAEQTVTEVAAIGQGYDAAYASPWVAAVILLLWLVVPAAIGYWRFSNADL; from the coding sequence ATGAGCTGGGTCGCCGTCGCGCGCAAGGACTTCCGGGACGCGATCCGATCGCGGATGTTCCTCGCACTGGCGGTCGTCTTCGGGCTGTTCGCCGTCGCTATCGGCGGCGCGTACGGGTATTTCGACGTGTTCCGGGACGCCGGCGCGACGAACCAGGGGCTGATTCTCGTGTCGTTCGTCGCGACGCCGGTGTCGCTTTTCGTGACGCTGACGGCCGTCATCATCGCCCACAAGGCGGTCGTCGGCGAGCGGGCAAACGGGAGTCTCAAGATACTGCTCTCGCTCCCGCACACCCGACTCGACGTCATCGTCGGGAAGATCGTCGGTCGATCGCTCGTCCTGGCGGTGCCGGCGCTCCTGTCGCTCGTCGTCGGCGTGGGCGTCGGCGCGGCGCTCATCGGAGACCTCGCGCCGCTTCCGCTTCTCGCGTTGCTCGGTGCAATGGTCGTCCTGATCGTGACGTACGTGAGTCTGATGGTCGGCCTGTCGTCGATGACCAGCTCGACGTCGCTGGCTACCGCCGGTGCTGTCGGCTACTTCGTCGTCTTCGAGCTCCTGTGGGGGACGATCGGACAGGTGGTCCTGCTCGTTCGCGACTACAACCCGCTCGATCCGCCGAACTGGTATTTCTTCTACCAGAACGTCCCCCCGGGAAGCGCGTTCAACATGGTTCTCGGCGAAGTCCTCTCTTCCCTTGCAGAAGCCGAGCAGACTGTGACTGAAGTAGCCGCGATCGGTCAGGGCTACGACGCCGCCTACGCGAGTCCCTGGGTCGCAGCGGTGATCCTCCTGCTGTGGCTCGTCGTTCCGGCCGCGATCGGATACTGGCGGTTCTCGAACGCCGATCTGTAG
- a CDS encoding DUF429 domain-containing protein — protein sequence MARYVGVDWASRGWLTVATDGEEWTAQMHPSMHSVWFAHRDATAILIDVPIGLPEAGRRECDRQAKEFLGERSSSVFWTPCRAAVEAPTYERAKQENEDCRGDSLSSQAWGLIPRIREVDRLLRDGVDVEATVLESHPEVCFRALGDGESLPSKHDADGLEARRAVLEAADDSIAGVHEGFEESLIESQPQWARRVGESNRDDLLDAMVLALTAKRGAGDFRTLPDDPPLDAEGLPMQIVYAADGQ from the coding sequence ATGGCCCGATACGTGGGCGTCGACTGGGCGTCGCGCGGCTGGTTGACCGTCGCCACCGACGGCGAGGAGTGGACGGCGCAGATGCACCCGTCGATGCACAGCGTCTGGTTCGCTCACCGCGATGCGACGGCGATTCTGATCGACGTCCCGATCGGACTCCCCGAGGCGGGACGCCGGGAATGCGACCGGCAGGCCAAGGAGTTCCTCGGGGAGCGATCGAGCAGCGTCTTCTGGACGCCGTGTCGGGCGGCCGTCGAGGCCCCGACCTACGAGCGAGCCAAGCAGGAAAACGAGGACTGCCGCGGGGACAGTCTCTCCAGTCAAGCGTGGGGACTGATTCCGCGCATCCGGGAGGTCGACCGGCTCCTCCGTGACGGGGTCGACGTCGAAGCGACGGTTCTTGAATCCCATCCGGAGGTCTGCTTCCGTGCACTGGGCGACGGCGAATCGCTCCCCTCGAAACACGACGCGGACGGCCTCGAAGCCCGGCGTGCAGTGCTCGAAGCCGCCGACGACTCGATCGCCGGCGTCCACGAGGGCTTCGAGGAATCGCTGATCGAATCACAGCCCCAGTGGGCGCGGCGGGTCGGCGAGTCCAACCGGGACGACCTGCTCGACGCGATGGTACTGGCGCTGACGGCGAAACGCGGCGCCGGAGACTTCCGGACGCTGCCGGACGACCCGCCGCTCGACGCCGAGGGACTGCCGATGCAGATCGTCTACGCTGCCGATGGTCAGTGA
- a CDS encoding ABC transporter permease, with the protein MNVLESLRISWRSIRGHKLRSTLTTLGVIIGVAAVITFVTLGTGLEAGIIGDISPDDQRNVYTWAAPPENSGQGPLAGAQPVFTQQDASAVANLSGVEDAYVYTQVPGQSVAFGDETIARQGGFIATGAGYLDDDEIAEGRRFSSGTSIRNGSIEAVLNPAMAGLFEQNVSVGDTLTIGAFQGLQVDVTVVGILEDSDSRSAFEGFGPSPRLYIPADFQLIANAGEQPRYIALIAEAPTRSDADIEQVKTVTREYLTSPDSDAGERATNQDLEFELQTSTELIGQLEDVLNLLQNFIVGIAGISLLVGSIGIANIMLVSVTERTREIGIMKAVGAQRRDILGLFIVEAIILGVLGAILGTALGLLAGYAVAGYIGIPWVLPVQWTVIAIVVGIAVGVLAGLYPAWSASRTDPIDALRYE; encoded by the coding sequence ATGAACGTCCTCGAGAGCCTGCGGATCTCCTGGCGCTCGATCCGCGGTCACAAGTTGCGATCGACGCTGACGACGCTCGGCGTGATCATCGGCGTCGCCGCCGTGATCACGTTTGTCACGCTCGGGACGGGCCTCGAAGCGGGGATCATCGGGGACATCAGTCCGGACGACCAGCGCAACGTCTACACCTGGGCGGCCCCGCCCGAGAACAGCGGTCAGGGTCCGCTCGCCGGCGCACAGCCGGTGTTCACCCAGCAAGACGCCAGCGCGGTCGCGAACCTCTCGGGGGTGGAAGACGCCTACGTCTACACGCAGGTTCCGGGCCAGTCAGTCGCCTTCGGCGACGAGACGATCGCCAGACAGGGCGGCTTTATCGCGACCGGGGCCGGCTATCTCGACGACGACGAGATCGCCGAGGGACGGCGGTTCTCGAGCGGGACATCGATCCGAAACGGCTCTATCGAGGCCGTCCTCAACCCGGCGATGGCCGGGCTGTTCGAACAGAACGTCTCCGTCGGCGACACGCTCACGATCGGCGCATTCCAGGGGCTACAGGTCGACGTCACCGTCGTCGGCATCCTCGAAGACTCCGACAGCCGGAGCGCGTTCGAAGGGTTTGGCCCGTCGCCGCGGCTGTACATCCCCGCGGACTTCCAGCTGATCGCCAACGCTGGCGAGCAGCCGCGCTACATCGCGCTGATCGCGGAAGCTCCGACCAGAAGCGACGCCGACATCGAGCAGGTCAAGACCGTCACGAGAGAGTATCTCACGAGCCCTGATTCCGACGCGGGCGAGCGCGCGACGAATCAGGACCTGGAGTTCGAACTCCAGACCAGCACCGAGCTGATCGGCCAGTTGGAGGACGTCCTCAACCTCCTGCAGAACTTCATCGTGGGGATCGCGGGGATCTCACTGCTTGTCGGGTCGATCGGTATCGCCAACATCATGCTCGTCTCGGTCACCGAACGCACCCGCGAGATCGGGATCATGAAGGCCGTCGGCGCACAGCGCCGAGACATCCTGGGGCTGTTCATCGTCGAGGCGATCATCCTCGGCGTGCTCGGCGCGATCCTCGGGACCGCGCTGGGACTACTCGCCGGCTATGCCGTCGCGGGCTACATCGGAATCCCGTGGGTGCTCCCAGTTCAATGGACGGTGATCGCGATCGTCGTCGGCATCGCCGTCGGCGTGCTTGCCGGTCTCTACCCCGCCTGGAGCGCCTCCCGGACCGACCCGATCGACGCGCTCAGATACGAGTAA
- a CDS encoding ABC transporter ATP-binding protein yields the protein MAAIETRGVGKRFGDVTALQNLDLTVEEGEVFGFLGPNGAGKSTTIDILLNHVRPTSGSARVFGMDAQEQSVAVRERTGVLPEGYGTLGRMTGRKHVEFALEAKGVDGDPDAVLERVGIAGASDRRAEAYSKGMKQRLMLAVALTGDPDLLILDEPTTGLDPNGARRIRQIVQTEADRGTTVFFSSHILEQVEAVCDRVGILNQGQLVAVDTIDGLREATGATGQLRVTMASVPDGLVETVRERDGVTSVTVEQTTLVVGCENAAKSAVVSDCHGAGTVENVETSEPSLEDLFVSYTGGES from the coding sequence ATGGCCGCGATCGAAACCAGGGGCGTCGGCAAGCGGTTCGGCGACGTCACAGCCCTCCAGAACCTCGACCTCACGGTCGAAGAAGGCGAAGTGTTCGGCTTTCTCGGCCCGAACGGTGCGGGAAAGTCCACGACGATCGACATCCTGCTGAACCACGTCCGTCCCACGTCGGGGTCGGCGCGGGTGTTCGGCATGGACGCCCAGGAACAGTCAGTCGCCGTCCGCGAGCGAACGGGCGTGCTCCCGGAAGGCTACGGGACGCTCGGGCGGATGACCGGGCGCAAGCACGTCGAGTTCGCGCTCGAGGCCAAAGGCGTGGACGGCGACCCCGACGCCGTTCTCGAGCGGGTCGGGATCGCCGGGGCGAGCGACCGCCGGGCCGAAGCCTACTCGAAGGGAATGAAACAGCGGCTCATGCTCGCGGTCGCTTTGACCGGCGATCCCGACCTGTTGATTCTCGACGAGCCGACGACCGGCCTCGACCCCAACGGCGCACGGCGGATCAGACAGATCGTCCAGACCGAAGCCGACCGCGGGACGACGGTGTTTTTCTCCAGTCACATCCTCGAACAGGTCGAGGCGGTCTGTGACCGGGTCGGCATCCTCAATCAGGGACAGCTGGTCGCCGTCGACACGATCGACGGCCTGCGCGAGGCGACCGGCGCGACCGGCCAGCTCCGCGTGACGATGGCGTCGGTTCCCGACGGACTCGTCGAGACGGTCCGGGAACGGGACGGCGTCACCAGCGTCACCGTCGAGCAGACGACGCTCGTCGTCGGCTGTGAGAACGCCGCCAAAAGCGCCGTCGTCAGTGACTGCCACGGGGCTGGGACCGTCGAGAACGTCGAGACCAGCGAGCCCTCGCTTGAGGACCTGTTCGTCTCCTACACGGGGGGTGAGAGCTGA
- a CDS encoding ABC transporter ATP-binding protein: MTAIELSGLTKRFGESVTALRGVDLRVDEGEVFGFLGPNGAGKSTTINILLDFVRPTSGTARVLGMDAQRDSQEVRRRTGVLPEGYKVYDRLTARHHVEFVVESKETNDDPGAILERVGLEDAIDRKAGGFSKGMKQRLTLGMALVGDPDLLILDEPSTGLDPSGVQDVRQIVNEEADRGTTVFFSSHILSQVEAVCDRVGILREGELVAVDTIDGLREAAGTQATLQVTADGITDDAIEAVRSLSGVSSVNASGGTLTASVDDGAKMEVVTTLEDHGANVSDFETEEASLEELFMSYTGGER, from the coding sequence ATGACCGCTATCGAACTGAGCGGCCTCACCAAGCGATTCGGTGAGTCCGTGACGGCCCTCCGCGGAGTGGATTTGCGGGTGGACGAGGGAGAGGTGTTCGGCTTTCTCGGCCCGAACGGCGCGGGGAAGTCAACGACGATCAACATCCTGCTTGACTTCGTCCGGCCGACCTCGGGGACGGCCCGGGTACTCGGGATGGACGCACAGCGGGATTCACAGGAAGTGCGCCGCCGGACGGGCGTGCTTCCGGAAGGCTACAAGGTCTACGATCGGTTGACCGCACGTCATCACGTCGAGTTCGTCGTCGAGTCCAAGGAGACGAACGACGACCCCGGGGCGATCCTCGAACGGGTCGGACTGGAAGATGCGATCGACCGGAAAGCGGGCGGCTTCTCGAAGGGGATGAAACAGCGACTCACGCTCGGGATGGCGCTGGTCGGCGATCCCGACCTGCTGATTCTCGACGAACCCTCGACGGGACTGGACCCTTCGGGCGTGCAGGACGTTCGCCAGATCGTCAACGAGGAGGCCGACCGCGGGACGACGGTGTTTTTCTCCAGTCACATCCTTAGTCAGGTCGAGGCCGTCTGTGACCGCGTCGGTATCCTCCGGGAGGGGGAACTGGTCGCCGTCGACACGATCGACGGCCTGCGCGAGGCCGCGGGGACACAGGCGACGCTGCAGGTGACAGCCGACGGGATTACCGACGACGCGATCGAGGCGGTTCGGTCGCTGTCGGGCGTCTCGAGCGTGAACGCGTCGGGCGGCACGCTCACCGCGTCTGTCGACGACGGCGCGAAGATGGAGGTCGTGACGACGCTCGAAGACCACGGCGCGAACGTCTCGGACTTCGAGACGGAGGAAGCCTCGCTCGAGGAGCTGTTCATGTCCTACACGGGAGGCGAACGATGA
- a CDS encoding ABC transporter ATP-binding protein, which yields MGTEGTTPAVSLDGVAKTYQLGEPVHALKGISLEIPRGSYTAVMGPSGSGKSTLMNLIGCLDTPTEGGIFLDGQDVTSVTDRERTRIRGEDVGFVFQTFNLMPRLTARENVALPMVFRGVGRAKRRERAADVLESVGLGDRLDHRPNELSGGQRQRVAIARALVNDPALLLADEPTGNLDTETGEQIMDLFEELYDRGNTILMVTHERPIAEHAERIVHLLDGEIERIEELSGVGR from the coding sequence ATGGGAACGGAAGGCACGACGCCGGCCGTATCGCTTGACGGCGTCGCCAAGACGTATCAACTCGGGGAGCCAGTCCACGCGCTGAAGGGGATTTCCCTGGAGATTCCCCGCGGCTCCTACACCGCGGTGATGGGGCCGAGCGGGTCGGGGAAGTCGACGCTGATGAACCTGATCGGCTGTCTGGATACGCCGACCGAGGGCGGGATCTTTCTCGACGGGCAGGACGTGACGTCGGTCACCGACCGCGAGCGGACGCGGATCCGCGGCGAGGACGTCGGGTTCGTCTTCCAGACGTTCAACCTCATGCCGCGGTTGACCGCCCGCGAGAACGTCGCCCTGCCGATGGTGTTTCGCGGGGTCGGCCGCGCGAAGCGTCGCGAGCGGGCGGCCGACGTCCTCGAGTCGGTCGGGCTCGGCGATCGCCTCGATCACCGGCCGAACGAACTCTCCGGGGGTCAGCGCCAGCGGGTCGCCATCGCCCGCGCGCTGGTCAACGATCCCGCGCTTTTGCTGGCCGACGAACCGACCGGGAACCTCGACACCGAGACGGGCGAGCAGATCATGGATCTGTTCGAGGAGCTCTACGACCGGGGGAACACGATCCTGATGGTCACCCACGAGCGGCCGATCGCCGAACACGCCGAACGGATCGTCCACCTGCTCGACGGCGAGATCGAGCGGATCGAGGAGCTGTCGGGGGTCGGCCGATGA